The proteins below come from a single Heliangelus exortis chromosome 31, bHelExo1.hap1, whole genome shotgun sequence genomic window:
- the COX14 gene encoding cytochrome c oxidase assembly protein COX14: MVSGKQLADFGYKAFSGSMMLLTLYGGYLCGTRAYRILQRRRERQAQAGTES, from the coding sequence ATGGTGTCCGGCAAGCAGCTGGCTGACTTCGGTTACAAAGCTTTCTCCGGTTCCATGATGCTGCTGACGCTGTACGGGGGGTATCTCTGCGGAACCCGCGCTTACCGGATCCTCCAGCGCCGCCGGGAGCGCCAGGCCCAGGCGGGCACCGAGAGCTGA
- the CERS5 gene encoding ceramide synthase 5 isoform X4 produces the protein MWRFTFYLSIFFYGIRFLWTAPWFWDTRQCWYNYPFQPLTSRLYYYYILELAFYWSLMFSQFTDIKRKDFLIMFVHHLATIGLITFSYMNNMVRVGTLVLCLHDASDFLLEAAKLANYAKYQRLCDAFFMLFGVVFIVTRLGIYPFWILNTTLFESWELIGPYPSWWLFNGLLVTLQVLHIIWSYLIIRTAYKALVRGKVSKDDRSDVESSSEEEEVTPRTPKGTLSSSSNGSNRANGHVASDHWTEEE, from the exons AT gtggagatttacattttatttaagtatatttttttatggAATCAGGTTTCTCTGGACG GCACCCTGGTTTTGGGACACACGACAGTGCTGGTACAATTACCCTTTTCAG cctCTAACATCCAGGCTTTATTATTACTATATCTTGGAGCTGGCCTTCTATTGGTCTCTCATGTTTTCTCAGTTTACAGACATTAAACGGAAG gACTTCCTGATCATGTTTGTCCATCATTTGGCTACAATAGGACTCATTACCTTCTCTTACATGAACAACATGGTGCGGGTTGGGACTCTGGTGCTCTGCCTCCACGATGCATCAGATTTCCTTTTAGAG GCTGCAAAGCTAGCTAATTATGCCAAGTACCAACGACTCTGTGATGCTTTCTTCATGCTCTTTGGTGTCGTTTTCATTGTTACACGGTTGGGCATTTATCCTTTCTG GATTTTGAATACAACCCTTTTTGAAAGCTGGGAGTTGATCGGTCCTTACCCTTCCTGGTGGCTCTTCAATGGGCTTTTGGTAACCTTGCAGGTCTTGCATATCATCTGGTCTTATCTCATCATTCGCACTGCCTACAAGGCCCTCGTGCGGGGAAAG GTGTCCAAGGACGACAGGAGTGACgtggagagcagctctgaggaggaggaggtgacccccaggacccccaaagggactctcagctcctccagcaaCGGCTCCAACCGGGCCAATGGCCACGTGGCCAGTGACCACTGGACAGAGGAGGAGTGA